The segment GTCGGATGATGCGTACGCGCCCGCTGAAGGTGGCGTTGCTGGGCTGTGGTGTGGTGGGCTCCGAGGTGGCGCGCATCATGACGACGACGGCCGACGACCTCGCCGCGCGCATCGGCGCCCCGGTCGAGCTCGCCGGCATCGCGGTCCGCCGGCCCGGGCGCCCGCGCCCCGGGGCCCCCGAGCACCTGCTCACCACCGACGCCGAGGCGCTGGTCGGCCGCGGCGACATCGACGTGGTGATCGAGGTGGTGGGCGGCATCGAGCCGTCCAAGTCGCTGATCCTGAAAGCCTTCGAGGGCGGCGCCTCGGTCGTCTCGGCCAACAAGGCGCTGCTCGCCAAGGACGGCGCCGAACTGCACGCCGCGGCCGCCGCGGCCGGCGTCGACCTGTACTACGAGGCCGCCGTCGCCGGGGCGATCCCGCTGCTGCGCCCGCTGCGCGAGTCGCTGGCCGGCGACAAGGTGAACCGGGTGCTGGGCATCGTCAACGGCACCACCAACTTCATCCTCGACAAGATGGACTCCACCGGCGCCGGGTACTCCGAGGCGCTGGAGGAGGCCACCGCGCTGGGCTACGCCGAGGCCGACCCGACCGCCGACGTGGAGGGCTTCGACGCCGCCGCCAAGGCCGCCATCCTGGCCGGGATCGCCTTCCACACCAAGGTCACCGCCGCGGACGTCTACCGCGAGGGCATCACCGAGGTCACCGCCGCCGACATCGCCTCCGCCCGCCAGATGGGCTGCGTGGTCAAGCTGCTGGCGATCTGCGAGCGGGCCGCCGACGGCGCCTCGGTCACCGCCCGGGTGCACCCGGCGATGATCCCGCTCAGCCACCCGCTGGCGTCCGTCCGGGAGGCGTACAACGCGGTCTTCGTCGAGGCCGAGGCGGCCGGCCGGCTGATGTTCTACGGCCCCGGCGCGGGCGGCGCCCCGACCGCCTCCGCGGTCCTCGGCGACCTGGTCGCGGTCTGCCGCAACAAGCTGAACGGCGCCACCGGCCCCGGCGACTCGGTCTACGCCCAGCTGCCCGCCAAGGCGATGGACCAGGTGGTCACCCGCTACCACGTCAGCCTCGACGTGGACGACCGCGCGGGCGTGCTCGCCCAGGTCGCCTCGGTCTTCGCCGAGCACGGCGTCTCCATCGACACCGTGCGCCAGCAGGGCCGCGACGGCGACGCCGCGCTCGTCGTGGTCACCCACCGCGCCACCGACGCCGCCCTGTCGGCGACGGTCGACAAGCTCCGCGCACTGGACAGCGTGCGCGACGTGGCCAGCATCATGCGGGTCGAAGGGGAATAGGAAAACCGGTATGAACGCCATTGCCGAAAGCACCGCCCGAGGCAGCCACACCCACCAGTGGCGCGGCCTCATCGAGGAGTACCGCGACCGCCTCCCGGTCTCCGACTCCACCCCCGTGGTGACCCTGCTGGAGGGCGGCACGCCGCTCGTCCCCGCCCAGGTGCTCTCCGAGCGCACCGGCTGCGACGTCTACCTCAAGGTCGAGGGCGCCAACCCGACCGGCTCCTTCAAGGACCGCGGGATGACGATGGCCATCTCCAAGGCCAAGGAGGACGGCGCGCAGGCCGTCATCTGCGCGTCCACCGGCAACACCTCGGCCTCCGCCGCCGCCTACGCGGTGCGGGCCGGGATGGTCTCCGCCGTGCTCGTCCCGCAGGGCAAGATCGCCCTCGGCAAGATGGGCCAGGCGCTGGTGCACGGCGCCAAGATCCTGCAGGTCGACGGCAACTTCGACGACTGCCTGACGCTGGCCCGCGAGCTCTCCGAGAAGTACCCGGTGGCGCTGGTCAACTCGGTCAACCCGGTCCGCATCGAGGGCCAGAAGACCGCCGCCTTCGAGATCGTCGACATGCTCGGCGACGCCCCCGACCTGCACGTCCTGCCGGTCGGCAACGCGGGCAACATCACCGCCTACTGGAAGGGCTACCGCGAGTACGCGGCGGACGGCCTGGCCACCCGCACCCCCCGGATGTGGGGCTTCCAGGCGTCCGGCTCGGCCCCGATCGTGGACGGCGCGCCGGTGCTCAAGCCGCAGACCATCGCCACCGCGATCCGGATCGGCAACCCGGCCTCCTGGGACTACGCGCTGGCCGCCCGGGACGAGTCCGGCGGCCTGATCGACAAGGTGACGGACCGTCAGATCCTGGCCGCCTACCGCCTGTTGGCCGCGCAGGAGGGCGTCTTCGTGGAGCCCGCCTCCGCCGCCTCGGTGGCCGGCCTGCTGGCCAAGGCCGAGGCCGGCCTGGTCGACCCCGGCCAGCGGATCGTCTGCACCGTCACCGGCAACGGCCTCAAGGACCCGGACTGGGCGGTGGCCGGCGCGCCGCAGCCGCAGGTCGTCCCGATCGACCCGGAGGCGGCCGCCCGCCGCCTCGGGCTGCTCGACTGACGGCGCCGGACCCGGCGTCACCCCGGCGAGCGGCCGGCCCACTCCGGGCCGGCCGCTCGCCGCCGTTTTCCGGTCAGCCGGGCGTCGCTTTTCCGCTGCCCGGGGCAACACGGAAGATCCGAGCCGGGCGGGGTGTACCACTCCGGAACCTCTCTTCGATAGGCTGGACCCCGGCGGGTCGCGCCGTGCCGCGCGCCCCCCTCTCCGAGCACCCCGCCGGCAGTACCGCCACCAGGCCCCGTCGTCCGGATCGCCCGGGCCTGAACTCCCCCCACCCTTCAGGAGTGTGTCCACCGCATGGCCGGTCCCGCGTTCCGCGCCGCCGCCGTCCGGGTCCGCGTCCCCGCGACCAGCGCCAACCTCGGACCCGGCTTCGACGCCTTCGGCCTCGCCCTGGGGCTCTACGACGACGTGGTGGTCCGGGTCGCCGACTCCGGCCTGACCGTGGACATCGCCGGCGAGGGCGCCGAGAACCTCGCCCGCGACGAGCGCCACCTGGTGGTCCGCTCGATGCGCGCCGCCTTCGACCGGCTCGGCGGCCAGCCGCGCGGCCTCGAAGTGGTCTGCGCCAACCGGATACCGCACGGCCGCGGCCTGGGCTCCTCGTCCGCCGCGATCTGCGCCGGCATCGTCGCCGCCCGCGCCGTCACCATCGGCGGCGCCTCCGCGCTCGGCGACGACGCGCTGCTCGCCCTCGCCTCCGAGCTGGAGGGCCACCCGGACAACGTCGCGGCCTGTCTGCGCGGCAACTTCACGGTGGCCTGGACCGAGGACGGCGGGGCCCGCACCGTCACGCTCGACCCCTCCGACCGGGTCGTGCCGGTCGTGTTCATCCCCTCCACCGAGGTGCTCACCGAGGCCGCCCGCGGCCTGCTGCCCAAGACCGTGCCGCTGGCCGACGCCGCGCTCAACGCGGGCCGCGCCGCCCTGCTGGTCGAGGCGCTGACCCGCCGCCCCGAGCTGCTGCTCGCCGCCACCGAGGACCGCCTGCACCAGGACTACCGGGCCTCCGCGATGCCGGACAGCGCCGCGCTGGTCGCCGCCCTGCGCTCGGAGGGCGTGCCCGCCGTCATCTCGGGTGCCGGACCGACCGTGCTCGCGCTCACCGACGAGGCCAGTGCGGTGAAGGTCCTCAACTTCGCCGGGGCGCAGTTCGCGGCGCACCGGCTGGAGCTGGACCGCACCGGCGCCACCGTCCTGCCGCTCGACATGTGAGACGGACACGATTGACAACCAAAGGGCTGGGGAATGTGTCAGGGGGTAGGTAGTGTTAACCTCATTGCTGCACCAGATGCCCTCCGGGCGCCGGTGCGACGCATCCCGATCCCGTTCCCCCGTCCGCACGGGGGCCGGAAGCTCGGGAGCACGATTCTCCGGGAGCTCGCCACACCGCGTACGCAGCCTGCCTGCGCAAGTGGGGCCCATCCCGAAGCCGTGACGGTACCGGACTCCCACCCCCAGCCTCCGCACTGAGGCCAGGCCCGGGTGGGGCCCGCAGCCGCCGTGCGACGGGGGCCCGGGCATCGACAGGCGCAGCGAGGTCGGCACCAGAACCGGCCGTCCGCGCCGCTTCGCACCACAGTGCACCGCACTTCGCAGCTCCCCGGAAGGACCAGCCTTCCGCGGGAATCCAGCCCCTGACCAGCGCGAAGAGACGCTGGACAGGACAGCACAACCGGTCGCCGTGCCAGACAGGCCGACGTCCGCTCCAGGGAAGGACCCTTAGTGAGCGACACCACCGATCTGATGGGCGCGCGCCCGGACGCCGAGGCGTCGGACGCGGCAGCCCCTGCGGCTCCGGCGCGACGCCGTCGTACCGCCGCCGCCGGCCTGGACGGCCTGGTGCTGACCGAGCTCCAGAAGCTCGCCTCGTCCCTCGGGATCAGCGGTACCGGGCGGCTGCGCAAGAGCCAGCTGATCGAGGCCATCAAGGAGAAGAGCGGCGGCGACCCGCTGCTCGCGGGGGCCCCGGCCGCCGCTCCGGCCGCCAAGAAGGCCACCAAGGCCGCCGCCCCCGCCGCCGAGGCCGCCGAGACCGCTCCGGCCGCTCCGGCCGCGGAGAAGCAGCCGGCCCGCCGCACCCGCGCCACCGCCGTCACCGGCGAGCCGCAGGCGCAGATCGAGATCCCGGTGCAGGCCGCCGCCGAGACCGCGGCCGCCACCGCCCGGGCCGAGCGCCCGCGCCGCCGGGCCACCGCCGCGGCCGGCGCCCCGACCGCCGAGGTCGCGGCCACCGCCACCGCCACCGAGCAGGCCCCCGCCGAGGCCAAGGCCGAGGCCCAGCGCCCGGCCGCCGCCGAGGGCGAGGCCCGCCCCGAGCGCCGCGAGCGCCGGGACCGCCGCGAGCGCGGCGAGCGCCCCGAGGCCCCCGCGGCCGAGGCCGACGGCGAGATCCGCGAGTCCCGCCGGGACCGCCGCAACCGCCGCGAGCGCGACCGCACCGACCGCCAGCAGGGCGGCGAGCGCCAGCAGCAGGACGGCGGCCAGGGCCGCCAGCAGCAGAACCAGCAGCAGGGCGGCGGCCAGCAGCAGGGCGGCGGCAACGCCCACCAGCAGCAGGGCGGTTACGAGGACGACGAGTTCGGCGGCCGCGGTGGCCGTCGCGGCCGCTACCGCGACCGCCGCGGCCGTCGCCGCGAGGGCGGCTTCGAGGGCCAGGGCGGCCCCGAGGTCCCGCTGAGCGACGACGACGTCCTGATCCCCGTCGCGGGCATCCTGGACATCCTCGACAACTACGCCTTCGTCCGGACCTCGGGCTACCTGCCCGGCCAGAACGACGTCTACGTCTCGCTGGCCCAGGTCCGCAAGCACGGCCTGCGCAAGGGCGACGCCATCACCGGCGCGGTCCGCCAGCCGAAGGACGGCGAGCGCCGCGAGAAGTTCAACGCCATGGTGCGGCTGGACTCCGTCAACGGCATGGACCCGGACAGCGGCCGCGGCCGCCCCGAGTTCGGCAAGCTGACCCCGCTGTACCCGCAGGAGCGCCTGCGCCTGGAGACCGACCCGGGCGTGCTGACCACCCGGATCATCGACCTGGTGTCGCCGATCGGCAAGGGCCAGCGCGGTCTGATCGTGGCCCCGCCGAAGACCGGCAAGACCATGATCATGCAGGCGATCGCCAACGCGATCACCCACAACAACCCCGAGTGCCACCTGATGGTCGTCCTGGTCGACGAGCGTCCGGAAGAGGTCACCGACATGCAGCGGTCGGTGAAGGGCGAGGTCATCTCCTCGACCTTCGACCGCCCGGCCGAGGACCACACCACCGTCGCCGAGCTCGCCATCGAGCGCGCCAAGCGCCTGGTGGAGCTGGGCCACGACGTGGTGATCCTGCTCGACTCGATCACCCGCCTGGGCCGCGCCTACAACCTGGCCGCGCCCGCCTCCGGCCGCATCCTGTCCGGCGGTGTCGACTCGACCGCGCTGTACCCGCCGAAGAAGTTCTTCGGCGCCGCGCGCAACATCGAGAACGGCGGCTCGCTGACCATCCTCG is part of the Kitasatospora setae KM-6054 genome and harbors:
- a CDS encoding homoserine dehydrogenase yields the protein MMRTRPLKVALLGCGVVGSEVARIMTTTADDLAARIGAPVELAGIAVRRPGRPRPGAPEHLLTTDAEALVGRGDIDVVIEVVGGIEPSKSLILKAFEGGASVVSANKALLAKDGAELHAAAAAAGVDLYYEAAVAGAIPLLRPLRESLAGDKVNRVLGIVNGTTNFILDKMDSTGAGYSEALEEATALGYAEADPTADVEGFDAAAKAAILAGIAFHTKVTAADVYREGITEVTAADIASARQMGCVVKLLAICERAADGASVTARVHPAMIPLSHPLASVREAYNAVFVEAEAAGRLMFYGPGAGGAPTASAVLGDLVAVCRNKLNGATGPGDSVYAQLPAKAMDQVVTRYHVSLDVDDRAGVLAQVASVFAEHGVSIDTVRQQGRDGDAALVVVTHRATDAALSATVDKLRALDSVRDVASIMRVEGE
- the thrC gene encoding threonine synthase, which gives rise to MNAIAESTARGSHTHQWRGLIEEYRDRLPVSDSTPVVTLLEGGTPLVPAQVLSERTGCDVYLKVEGANPTGSFKDRGMTMAISKAKEDGAQAVICASTGNTSASAAAYAVRAGMVSAVLVPQGKIALGKMGQALVHGAKILQVDGNFDDCLTLARELSEKYPVALVNSVNPVRIEGQKTAAFEIVDMLGDAPDLHVLPVGNAGNITAYWKGYREYAADGLATRTPRMWGFQASGSAPIVDGAPVLKPQTIATAIRIGNPASWDYALAARDESGGLIDKVTDRQILAAYRLLAAQEGVFVEPASAASVAGLLAKAEAGLVDPGQRIVCTVTGNGLKDPDWAVAGAPQPQVVPIDPEAAARRLGLLD
- the thrB gene encoding homoserine kinase, encoding MAGPAFRAAAVRVRVPATSANLGPGFDAFGLALGLYDDVVVRVADSGLTVDIAGEGAENLARDERHLVVRSMRAAFDRLGGQPRGLEVVCANRIPHGRGLGSSSAAICAGIVAARAVTIGGASALGDDALLALASELEGHPDNVAACLRGNFTVAWTEDGGARTVTLDPSDRVVPVVFIPSTEVLTEAARGLLPKTVPLADAALNAGRAALLVEALTRRPELLLAATEDRLHQDYRASAMPDSAALVAALRSEGVPAVISGAGPTVLALTDEASAVKVLNFAGAQFAAHRLELDRTGATVLPLDM
- the rho gene encoding transcription termination factor Rho produces the protein MSDTTDLMGARPDAEASDAAAPAAPARRRRTAAAGLDGLVLTELQKLASSLGISGTGRLRKSQLIEAIKEKSGGDPLLAGAPAAAPAAKKATKAAAPAAEAAETAPAAPAAEKQPARRTRATAVTGEPQAQIEIPVQAAAETAAATARAERPRRRATAAAGAPTAEVAATATATEQAPAEAKAEAQRPAAAEGEARPERRERRDRRERGERPEAPAAEADGEIRESRRDRRNRRERDRTDRQQGGERQQQDGGQGRQQQNQQQGGGQQQGGGNAHQQQGGYEDDEFGGRGGRRGRYRDRRGRRREGGFEGQGGPEVPLSDDDVLIPVAGILDILDNYAFVRTSGYLPGQNDVYVSLAQVRKHGLRKGDAITGAVRQPKDGERREKFNAMVRLDSVNGMDPDSGRGRPEFGKLTPLYPQERLRLETDPGVLTTRIIDLVSPIGKGQRGLIVAPPKTGKTMIMQAIANAITHNNPECHLMVVLVDERPEEVTDMQRSVKGEVISSTFDRPAEDHTTVAELAIERAKRLVELGHDVVILLDSITRLGRAYNLAAPASGRILSGGVDSTALYPPKKFFGAARNIENGGSLTILATALVDTGSRMDEVIFEEFKGTGNMELKLDRKLSDKRIFPSVDVDASGTRKEEILLGHEELAITWKLRRVLHALDSQQAIELLLDKMKQTKSNAEFLMQIAKNTPGSGD